A portion of the Treponema rectale genome contains these proteins:
- a CDS encoding insulinase family protein — MKKGEVYKGFEVIDIKKIPGCASKGVYLIHKESGLEVFHLVNKDPENLFAFAFNTPSKDSTGAAHVLEHSVLCGSKKYPLKDPFLQLANQSINTYLNAYTASDRTVFPASSPEKSDYFNLMSVYADAVFFPLLKEEIFSQECCRVEYDEKNTPSLQGVVYNEMKGVYSSFDSVVSSEDESSLSRGTIYEYDSGGNPFVIPTLTHKALKAFHKKYYCTSNCRVFLYGNIPTEEQLDFLYENVIARCRSYGKPAVMKSVIRKTPAEHFVEAYGPCEENSDKKSVSNINWKISEEDFRKDISRISLEVMFLSDLLWGDDCAPVTKALLESGLGDDISHQSGVDVNRLEPVITLGMCGVQKEKAPEVRKLILKVLEDVCRNGISKGDYERAVMGFEVANREVLRFNGPYSLVLMRRSLRGWCYGEKPWTTLMFADEFDRLKKRAAADKNYITSLIKKYFLDNPDWSFVVTTPSLEWNSNRDSIEKKLLKERIAQSTVPELKAELKKMYDFQNAPVPEKARNCIPHLKVSSLKKIDDRIDTKHTLVDGIPLFTNEENTNGITYADIWFPADVLKSSYYPYLPLFCECIVQCGWKDVDWNDALLKIQRTMGSLSFTTKASAVPECSSQLAREEPLTVGREWLCMRFKFLSEYAAQSFEIVKDCICRTDFSDTERIKTIINAVYANAASSIVSGAHVYAAMRSSCTDSRNGAVNEIWQGITQVFTLKKIMKEGEAGVAKKFRKIFSAIKKGGCLIHITSDSDGLESVKKLLPSFIKRSALVPLKKKRNIKDGKFYKLTELPGKNCAGSETALYDEVVIIPGTVGYASTNIKCSPYDTKEAMEDCVLTHYLETTDLWKKIRTEGGAYGVFFSANSISGYSKFGTYRDPKPFLSIDTFRKYLEEIGSKEIDAVDVEKSITGTYSAEIEPKSPATRGMTGIFRELYGFSGEQKLRRLEWLLKITPEDLRNAALRFEAAPRKGKTVVFTSKTLLSDKIEKKSGKIITLPL, encoded by the coding sequence ATGAAAAAAGGCGAAGTTTATAAAGGTTTTGAGGTAATTGACATTAAGAAAATTCCGGGATGTGCATCTAAAGGTGTATATCTTATTCATAAGGAATCGGGCCTTGAAGTTTTTCATCTTGTAAATAAAGATCCTGAAAATCTTTTTGCATTTGCATTCAATACCCCTTCAAAAGATTCAACCGGGGCAGCACATGTACTGGAACACAGTGTTCTTTGCGGTTCAAAAAAATATCCGTTAAAGGATCCTTTTCTTCAGCTGGCAAATCAGAGCATCAATACTTATCTTAATGCCTATACTGCCAGTGACAGAACTGTATTCCCGGCAAGTTCACCGGAAAAATCTGATTATTTTAATCTTATGTCTGTATATGCAGATGCCGTTTTTTTTCCTCTACTTAAGGAAGAGATATTCTCTCAGGAATGCTGCCGCGTGGAATATGACGAAAAAAATACGCCTTCCCTTCAGGGAGTTGTCTATAACGAGATGAAAGGCGTTTATTCGTCTTTTGATTCTGTAGTTTCTTCTGAAGATGAGAGTTCTTTAAGCAGGGGAACTATTTATGAATATGATTCAGGCGGAAATCCCTTTGTTATTCCGACCCTTACGCATAAAGCCCTGAAAGCATTTCATAAAAAATATTACTGTACTTCAAACTGCCGCGTTTTCTTGTACGGAAACATACCTACGGAAGAGCAGCTGGATTTTCTTTACGAAAACGTAATTGCCAGATGCAGATCCTACGGAAAACCTGCCGTGATGAAAAGCGTTATCCGCAAAACTCCGGCAGAGCATTTTGTTGAAGCTTACGGACCCTGTGAGGAAAATTCAGACAAAAAAAGTGTTTCGAATATTAACTGGAAAATTTCCGAGGAAGATTTCAGAAAAGATATTTCAAGAATAAGCCTTGAAGTAATGTTTTTAAGTGATCTTTTATGGGGCGACGACTGTGCTCCCGTAACAAAAGCTCTTCTTGAATCAGGTTTGGGAGATGACATTTCTCATCAGAGCGGTGTAGACGTAAACCGTCTTGAGCCTGTTATAACCCTGGGAATGTGCGGGGTTCAAAAAGAAAAAGCTCCTGAAGTCAGAAAACTTATCCTGAAAGTTCTGGAAGATGTCTGCAGGAATGGAATTTCTAAAGGGGATTATGAGCGGGCAGTCATGGGCTTTGAAGTAGCCAACCGGGAAGTCCTCAGATTCAACGGTCCGTATTCTCTTGTACTTATGAGAAGAAGTTTAAGAGGCTGGTGTTATGGAGAAAAACCGTGGACAACCCTTATGTTTGCTGATGAATTTGACCGTCTTAAAAAGAGAGCTGCCGCTGACAAAAACTATATAACGTCATTAATTAAAAAGTATTTCCTTGATAATCCGGACTGGTCTTTTGTGGTTACGACTCCATCTCTGGAATGGAACAGCAATCGTGATTCCATAGAAAAGAAACTTCTTAAAGAAAGAATTGCTCAGTCAACTGTTCCTGAATTGAAGGCCGAACTTAAGAAAATGTATGATTTTCAGAATGCTCCCGTGCCTGAAAAAGCAAGAAACTGCATTCCGCATTTAAAAGTCAGTTCCCTTAAAAAAATAGATGACAGAATTGATACAAAACATACTCTGGTTGATGGAATTCCCCTTTTTACTAATGAGGAGAACACCAACGGCATAACTTATGCAGACATCTGGTTTCCGGCAGATGTACTGAAGAGTTCATATTATCCGTATCTTCCTTTATTCTGTGAATGTATAGTGCAGTGCGGCTGGAAAGATGTTGACTGGAATGATGCTCTTCTGAAAATACAGCGGACAATGGGAAGCCTGTCTTTTACGACAAAAGCTTCTGCTGTGCCTGAGTGTTCAAGCCAGCTTGCCAGAGAGGAGCCTCTTACAGTTGGACGGGAATGGCTTTGCATGAGGTTTAAGTTTCTTTCTGAATATGCTGCACAATCCTTTGAAATTGTAAAAGACTGTATTTGCAGGACAGATTTTTCTGATACGGAACGCATAAAGACGATTATTAATGCGGTGTATGCAAATGCTGCTTCCTCCATTGTTTCAGGTGCCCATGTTTATGCGGCAATGCGTTCATCCTGTACTGACAGCAGGAATGGTGCCGTTAATGAAATCTGGCAGGGAATAACTCAGGTATTTACCTTAAAAAAGATAATGAAGGAAGGTGAGGCAGGCGTTGCAAAAAAATTCAGAAAAATTTTCTCTGCTATAAAAAAAGGCGGCTGCCTCATTCATATAACATCAGATTCTGATGGACTTGAATCTGTAAAAAAACTTCTTCCTTCCTTTATAAAAAGATCTGCGCTCGTACCTTTGAAGAAGAAGCGTAATATAAAGGACGGAAAATTCTATAAGCTTACGGAACTTCCCGGCAAAAACTGTGCAGGTTCTGAAACAGCTCTATATGATGAAGTTGTAATTATTCCTGGTACGGTCGGATATGCCAGTACAAACATAAAGTGTTCACCTTATGATACTAAAGAGGCTATGGAAGACTGTGTCTTGACTCATTATCTTGAAACCACTGATTTGTGGAAGAAAATCCGTACAGAAGGCGGTGCCTATGGAGTTTTCTTTTCTGCAAACTCAATCTCCGGTTATTCCAAGTTCGGAACATACCGCGATCCGAAGCCGTTTCTGTCCATTGATACATTCAGAAAATACCTTGAAGAAATCGGCAGTAAAGAAATAGATGCCGTGGATGTTGAAAAATCCATAACAGGAACTTATTCTGCAGAAATAGAACCGAAGTCTCCTGCCACCCGGGGAATGACGGGAATTTTCAGGGAACTTTACGGCTTTTCCGGTGAACAGAAGCTGCGGCGGCTTGAGTGGCTTTTAAAGATAACCCCTGAAGACTTAAGGAATGCAGCCCTTCGGTTTGAAGCTGCTCCTAGAAAAGGAAAAACCGTGGTATTTACTTCCAAGACTCTGCTGTCGGATAAAATTGAAAAAAAGAGTGGAAAAATTATTACTTTGCCCTTATAA
- a CDS encoding DUF188 domain-containing protein, giving the protein MNETKIWVDADNCPQAVREVILNKAKSFGLKVTYAANRIIPFAFEDPLFTMHVCPETAGAADDYIVSQATEDDIVITKDIPLAQRLIDRKITVINDRGTVFDQKKIQYMMEERELSMQMAALGLKKGAGWSVFGKKELAAFSKTFCNILYQKGYKTPVL; this is encoded by the coding sequence ATGAATGAAACCAAAATCTGGGTTGATGCCGATAACTGTCCACAGGCAGTTCGCGAAGTAATCCTGAACAAAGCAAAAAGTTTCGGTCTAAAAGTTACTTACGCTGCCAACAGAATTATTCCCTTTGCATTTGAAGATCCGCTTTTTACAATGCACGTATGTCCGGAAACAGCAGGCGCTGCAGATGACTATATAGTAAGTCAGGCTACAGAAGACGACATCGTAATTACAAAAGACATTCCCCTCGCCCAGAGACTTATCGATAGGAAAATAACCGTCATAAACGACAGGGGAACTGTTTTTGATCAGAAAAAAATCCAGTATATGATGGAAGAACGGGAACTCAGCATGCAAATGGCTGCATTGGGATTAAAAAAAGGAGCCGGCTGGTCTGTATTCGGAAAAAAAGAACTGGCAGCCTTCTCTAAAACATTCTGTAACATTCTTTATCAGAAAGGATACAAAACCCCTGTCTTATAA
- a CDS encoding HD domain-containing phosphohydrolase: MVESSIHKIKIEQIAEIEKELREIHDVDVLLENILTFARKIVNADAGSIYEYDSKENLLKIRYSQNDTIQSRLAPGEKLPFSSYRMIPTTQSISGYCALSKKIVNIVDVYNLDEFIIDASGQKTRRPYEFNSNTDNVSGYHTQSMLTIPLIMTNGRILGVLQIINAQDEQNNVIPFDTDAEYYISQFANKLGSIYEYAYLTRMNIDRLVKMAGFRDPRETGAHVERVSSFAIEIYDRYAANKKIPENEVKKFRDNLRMAARCHDVGKVAVPDEILKKEGRLTDDEYDIMKGHTCVGAQIFTPVENDVDRMVRDVCLHHHDRWDGGSRGYPGNFNYMDYIPETKMPHVIEQELCGTDIPLAARIVSLADVYDALRHKRCYKDEWTVEDTVQEIKNQSGKQFDPELVEAFMQIKNRLEDINQSIDSL; encoded by the coding sequence ATGGTAGAATCAAGCATTCATAAAATAAAAATTGAACAGATTGCAGAAATAGAAAAAGAACTTCGTGAGATTCATGATGTTGACGTACTCCTCGAGAATATCCTTACGTTTGCCCGTAAGATTGTTAATGCTGATGCAGGTTCTATTTATGAGTATGATTCTAAAGAAAATCTTCTGAAGATCCGTTACAGTCAGAATGATACAATTCAGTCCAGGCTTGCTCCTGGAGAAAAACTGCCTTTTTCTTCTTATAGAATGATTCCGACGACACAGTCAATTTCCGGATACTGTGCCCTTTCAAAAAAAATTGTAAATATTGTTGATGTATATAACCTTGATGAATTCATAATTGATGCTTCCGGACAGAAAACCCGAAGGCCTTATGAGTTTAATTCAAATACGGATAATGTAAGTGGCTACCATACGCAGTCAATGCTTACGATTCCTCTTATAATGACTAATGGAAGAATACTTGGTGTTCTTCAGATTATAAATGCACAGGATGAGCAGAATAATGTCATTCCCTTTGATACTGATGCTGAGTATTATATAAGTCAGTTTGCAAACAAGCTTGGTTCAATTTACGAGTATGCTTATCTGACCCGTATGAACATTGACCGTCTTGTAAAGATGGCCGGTTTCCGTGATCCTAGAGAAACTGGGGCTCACGTTGAACGGGTTTCTTCCTTTGCAATAGAAATCTATGACCGTTATGCCGCAAACAAAAAAATTCCTGAAAATGAAGTAAAGAAATTCAGAGATAATTTAAGGATGGCTGCACGCTGTCATGATGTAGGCAAGGTTGCTGTTCCTGATGAAATATTAAAGAAAGAAGGCCGCCTTACAGATGATGAATATGACATTATGAAGGGGCATACCTGTGTAGGCGCTCAGATTTTTACTCCTGTAGAAAATGATGTGGACCGTATGGTTCGTGATGTATGCCTTCATCATCATGACCGCTGGGATGGAGGAAGCAGGGGATATCCGGGTAATTTTAACTATATGGATTATATTCCGGAAACAAAGATGCCTCATGTAATCGAACAGGAACTTTGCGGCACGGATATACCTCTTGCAGCAAGAATTGTTTCCCTTGCAGATGTTTATGATGCTCTCCGTCATAAAAGATGTTACAAAGATGAATGGACTGTAGAGGATACTGTGCAGGAAATAAAGAATCAGTCCGGAAAACAGTTTGATCCTGAACTTGTAGAAGCCTTTATGCAGATAAAAAATCGTCTTGAAGACATTAATCAGTCGATTGACAGTTTATAA
- a CDS encoding SulP family inorganic anion transporter, with protein MFKPQIINSMKNYSASKFASDFVAGIIVGIVALPLAIAFGVASGVTAAAGIFTAIIAGFCISAFGGSTVQIGGPTGAFTVIVYGIFAKYGMSGLATATVLAGILLILLGVFKMGGLVKFIPYTIVTGFTAGIAVTIAGGQIGNFFGLSIGISEANPVKILGETYTKMPGDFLPKMIAFGKYFSTIDWYSFIMAASSLAFLFIWNRFIKKIPGSLIVIIVTTVLSVILAKHGFKTATIGAIPTSLPKPSLPDFGIKTITSLFPTAVSIAVLAAIESLLSAAVADGMTGDKHDSDTELIGQGIANIVSPLFGGIPATGAIARTATNIKNGGRTPVAGIIHALTLLIILLFAGKYASLIPMAALAAVLVNVAWNMAGFPAINALLKGQKSDICVFTVTFLITVFVDLTVAIEVGLGFAAFFFIKKMIDLSEVQNNRETLTGGITSNRDMPEEKLDIPEGAIVYEIDGPLFFGTVRKFEVAVENAGIAYKVLILRMRNTIYLDAGGIKALEQAKAACDRKGITIILSGIHTQPYMLCEKTGMADKLGRENICANITDAIERAKTILK; from the coding sequence ATGTTTAAACCACAAATCATCAATTCAATGAAAAACTATTCTGCATCAAAATTTGCAAGTGATTTCGTAGCAGGAATCATCGTCGGAATAGTTGCACTGCCGTTAGCCATCGCATTCGGGGTAGCAAGCGGAGTTACTGCAGCAGCAGGAATCTTTACAGCAATCATAGCCGGATTCTGCATTTCTGCATTCGGAGGCAGTACCGTTCAGATTGGCGGACCTACAGGTGCTTTTACGGTAATCGTTTACGGAATTTTTGCAAAATACGGAATGTCCGGTCTTGCAACAGCAACTGTCCTTGCAGGTATTCTCCTTATACTGCTGGGAGTATTTAAAATGGGAGGACTCGTAAAGTTTATTCCATATACAATCGTAACAGGATTTACCGCAGGAATCGCAGTAACTATTGCAGGCGGACAGATCGGTAATTTTTTCGGTCTTTCAATCGGTATAAGTGAAGCAAACCCTGTTAAAATTCTCGGAGAAACCTATACAAAAATGCCCGGGGACTTTCTTCCAAAGATGATTGCCTTCGGAAAATATTTTTCTACGATTGACTGGTATTCCTTCATAATGGCAGCATCCAGCCTTGCCTTCCTTTTTATATGGAACCGCTTCATAAAAAAAATCCCTGGTTCACTGATTGTAATCATTGTTACTACAGTATTAAGCGTAATTCTTGCAAAGCACGGTTTTAAAACAGCAACTATTGGTGCAATACCAACTTCACTGCCAAAACCGAGCCTTCCTGATTTCGGAATAAAAACAATTACATCACTTTTTCCGACAGCAGTTTCCATTGCAGTTCTTGCAGCTATCGAATCACTTCTTTCTGCTGCAGTTGCAGACGGTATGACAGGAGACAAGCATGACTCTGATACAGAACTTATCGGTCAGGGAATTGCAAATATTGTTTCTCCTCTGTTCGGAGGAATTCCGGCAACAGGTGCAATTGCCCGCACCGCTACAAACATAAAGAACGGCGGCCGTACTCCAGTTGCAGGTATAATTCATGCGCTTACTCTTCTTATAATCCTTCTGTTTGCAGGAAAATATGCTTCCCTCATTCCTATGGCCGCTCTTGCAGCTGTTCTTGTAAACGTTGCATGGAACATGGCAGGATTTCCGGCAATAAATGCTCTTCTTAAAGGACAGAAATCAGATATCTGTGTTTTTACAGTTACATTCCTTATAACAGTCTTTGTAGATCTTACGGTAGCAATTGAAGTTGGTCTTGGCTTTGCAGCATTCTTCTTCATTAAGAAGATGATTGACCTTTCTGAAGTTCAGAATAACAGGGAAACCCTTACAGGAGGAATAACCTCAAACCGCGACATGCCGGAAGAAAAACTCGATATCCCGGAAGGTGCGATTGTTTACGAAATTGACGGTCCTTTATTCTTCGGAACTGTAAGAAAATTTGAAGTAGCAGTAGAAAATGCCGGAATAGCCTATAAAGTTCTGATTCTTCGCATGAGAAACACAATTTATCTTGATGCAGGCGGAATCAAAGCTCTTGAACAGGCAAAAGCAGCCTGTGACAGAAAAGGAATAACAATAATTCTTTCAGGAATACATACACAGCCTTACATGCTTTGTGAAAAAACTGGAATGGCTGATAAACTTGGAAGGGAAAACATCTGTGCAAACATAACGGATGCTATTGAACGGGCAAAAACAATTCTTAAATAA
- a CDS encoding type II toxin-antitoxin system RelE/ParE family toxin, producing the protein MKDYTLRYLPIAKQDLADAINFILNEYKNPIAAENTLDKIEQAIMQRLEDGPESFAIWQSAKKREYPYRRINVGNYTVWYVVIDNVMEIRRIQPARRNEELFL; encoded by the coding sequence ATGAAGGACTATACTTTACGCTACCTTCCTATCGCGAAGCAGGATTTAGCTGATGCAATTAATTTTATTTTGAATGAATATAAAAACCCGATTGCAGCTGAAAATACTTTGGATAAAATTGAACAGGCAATTATGCAGCGTCTTGAAGATGGTCCTGAATCCTTTGCAATCTGGCAGTCTGCAAAAAAGCGTGAATATCCATACCGAAGAATAAATGTTGGAAATTATACTGTCTGGTATGTTGTGATTGATAACGTAATGGAAATTCGACGAATTCAGCCAGCAAGACGTAACGAAGAACTCTTTCTTTAG
- the clpB gene encoding ATP-dependent chaperone ClpB gives MDYEKMTLKLQDGINDAGTLARQKDHAEITCAHLLHAFLSQPDGIIPPLLERIGVNPSSLLKEIDSLIEKYPVVKGQTNLSLSSSAQKALAKAEGEMDFFKDQFLSVEHVFLGMLDCSDETASLLKEKGVNRKAVLEALKSVRGNQSIDSQDPESKMRTLEKYCIDLTARARLDKIDPVIGRDEEIRRVMQVLCRRTKNNPVLVGEPGVGKTAIVEGLARRIAAADVPDSLKDKRLLSLDMGALVAGAKFRGEFEERFKGVINEVSKSDGRIILFIDELHTIVGAGAAEGSMDAGNLLKPALARGDMHVIGATTLNEYRKYIEKDAALERRFQQVFCAEPTVEDTIAILRGLREKYEIHHGVKINDEALVSAAVLSNRYITTRFLPDKAIDLVDEAASRLKMEIESQPVELDMIERKILQLAIEKQSLSKEDDRQSKERLEKLEKELSELQSKRDAMKLQWQNEKSMIEGSRKLKEDLEKARFEMEKYTRESKLEKVAELKYSIIPELEAKLKASQEENKAGDNDISEERKSLLKKEVTEEDIARVVSSWTGIPLSKMMTGEKQKYMQLESELHKRVIGQNQAVQVVSDAIRRNRSGLNDPNRPLGSFLFVGSTGVGKTELAKTLADFLFNDEKALTRIDMSEYMEKFSVTRLIGAPPGYVGYDEGGQLTEAVRRRPYSVILFDEIEKAHPDVFNVLLQVLDDGRLTDGQGRLVDFKNTIIIMTSNLGSQMILEETQKNSPQEKINAQLDVLLKQTFRPEFLNRIDETVMFNPLDRESLIQIVRLQLARVASRLQDKHINLEYSDDVCEFICNHGFDMAFGARPVKRAVQTYVENPLAKELLSFNFDEGCTVRITVDGDRLSFASV, from the coding sequence ATGGATTACGAAAAAATGACTCTTAAACTGCAGGATGGTATAAATGATGCAGGGACTCTTGCCCGGCAGAAAGACCATGCAGAAATTACCTGTGCTCATCTGCTTCATGCTTTTTTATCTCAACCAGACGGCATCATTCCTCCTTTGCTGGAACGCATAGGTGTTAATCCCTCCAGCCTGCTTAAAGAAATTGATTCGCTGATAGAAAAGTATCCGGTTGTAAAAGGACAGACTAATCTTTCTCTTTCTTCATCTGCGCAGAAAGCTCTTGCAAAGGCAGAAGGAGAAATGGATTTTTTTAAGGATCAGTTTCTTTCTGTTGAACATGTTTTTTTAGGAATGCTGGACTGTTCTGATGAGACGGCTTCCTTGCTTAAGGAGAAAGGAGTAAACAGAAAAGCTGTTCTTGAGGCTTTGAAAAGTGTCAGGGGAAATCAGTCAATTGATTCTCAGGATCCTGAAAGTAAAATGCGTACTTTGGAAAAATACTGCATAGACCTTACCGCCAGGGCCCGCCTTGATAAAATAGATCCTGTAATCGGTCGTGATGAGGAAATCCGCCGTGTAATGCAGGTTCTCTGCCGCCGTACTAAAAATAATCCTGTTCTTGTTGGTGAACCGGGTGTAGGTAAGACGGCCATAGTTGAAGGACTTGCCCGCCGCATTGCAGCTGCTGATGTTCCTGACAGTCTTAAAGACAAGAGACTTTTGAGTCTTGATATGGGGGCTCTGGTTGCAGGTGCAAAGTTCAGGGGTGAATTCGAAGAGAGATTTAAAGGGGTCATCAATGAAGTTTCTAAGTCTGACGGAAGAATCATTCTCTTTATAGATGAACTTCATACAATAGTAGGGGCTGGTGCTGCAGAAGGCAGCATGGATGCCGGTAATCTTCTGAAACCGGCTCTTGCAAGAGGTGACATGCATGTAATCGGTGCAACTACTTTGAATGAATACCGTAAATACATAGAAAAAGATGCTGCTCTTGAAAGAAGATTTCAGCAGGTATTCTGTGCTGAACCGACTGTGGAAGATACAATTGCCATTTTAAGGGGTCTGAGGGAAAAGTACGAAATTCATCACGGGGTAAAAATAAATGATGAAGCCCTTGTCAGTGCGGCAGTTCTTTCAAACCGTTACATAACGACCAGATTCCTTCCTGATAAGGCCATTGACCTGGTTGATGAAGCTGCCAGCCGTCTTAAGATGGAAATAGAAAGTCAGCCGGTAGAACTTGATATGATAGAACGGAAGATTCTTCAGCTTGCAATTGAAAAGCAGTCTCTTTCCAAAGAGGATGACAGGCAGAGTAAAGAACGCCTTGAAAAACTTGAGAAGGAACTTTCTGAACTGCAGTCAAAACGGGATGCGATGAAGCTTCAGTGGCAGAATGAAAAGTCTATGATTGAGGGAAGCCGCAAACTTAAGGAAGATCTGGAAAAGGCCCGCTTTGAGATGGAGAAATACACCAGAGAAAGTAAGCTGGAAAAAGTTGCAGAACTTAAATATTCAATCATTCCTGAACTGGAAGCAAAATTAAAGGCTTCTCAGGAAGAAAATAAAGCCGGTGACAATGACATCAGTGAAGAACGCAAGAGCCTTCTGAAAAAGGAAGTTACGGAAGAAGATATAGCACGTGTAGTTTCAAGCTGGACAGGTATTCCTCTGTCAAAGATGATGACTGGAGAGAAACAGAAATACATGCAGCTGGAGTCTGAACTGCATAAAAGGGTTATCGGTCAGAATCAGGCAGTACAGGTGGTTTCTGATGCAATCCGCCGTAACCGTTCCGGCCTTAATGATCCTAACCGTCCGCTGGGAAGTTTCCTTTTTGTCGGTTCTACAGGTGTCGGTAAAACTGAGCTTGCAAAAACTCTTGCAGATTTTCTATTCAACGATGAAAAGGCCCTTACCCGTATTGATATGAGTGAGTATATGGAAAAGTTTTCCGTTACACGCCTTATAGGTGCTCCTCCGGGATATGTAGGCTATGATGAGGGAGGCCAGCTTACGGAAGCTGTAAGACGCCGGCCGTACAGTGTCATTCTTTTTGACGAAATAGAAAAAGCTCATCCTGATGTATTCAATGTTTTGCTGCAGGTTCTTGATGACGGAAGACTTACTGACGGACAGGGAAGGCTTGTTGATTTTAAGAATACAATCATAATCATGACAAGTAATCTTGGATCACAGATGATTCTTGAAGAAACCCAGAAAAACTCTCCTCAGGAGAAGATAAATGCACAGCTTGATGTTCTTTTAAAACAGACTTTCAGACCGGAATTCCTTAACCGTATAGATGAAACTGTAATGTTTAATCCTCTTGATAGGGAATCTCTTATTCAGATTGTACGGCTTCAGCTGGCAAGAGTTGCATCCCGTCTGCAGGATAAGCATATTAATCTTGAGTATTCTGATGATGTCTGTGAGTTTATCTGTAATCATGGTTTTGACATGGCTTTTGGTGCCAGACCTGTAAAACGTGCAGTTCAGACTTACGTAGAAAATCCTCTTGCAAAGGAGCTTCTGTCATTTAATTTTGATGAAGGCTGTACTGTCAGAATTACTGTGGATGGGGATAGACTTTCTTTTGCAAGTGTTTAA
- a CDS encoding flagellar motor switch protein FliG, with translation MKIEDYALGAYKKNSSQSGNISSYEKFEPQHQKTESISSQIRRNAEGGHEPLIHRAIFEKINTRLDSVFSKKKADEKTKADSKMAAETGVWFEEKKSVDSLDVKEAADALISGGLIKVPERDASEKTVEGDSIYRRVAKFLIIIGLDEAAKILPHLTEEQTEKIIPELASIRKVTPEESEKILAEFHSLLEKSRESGGVDTARNILTKAYGSKKAEEVLSRSVKNAGEKPFDFLSDADGERISLLIQGESVGVQALVLSQLEPKKAAAVINGMEKEQKARIVLRLAKMESVSPDVINQIAKSLQQKMLTQNTENSENLDGRSVLAQILKRMSPDNESNILSGISETNPELAMDLRERLFTQEDIVNADDRFIQGKLQAMNESEIALLIHGKNEDFREKILNNVSKNRRAVILSEENLMQVFLKSDIEKITLRFFSELRRAWENGELRIKGRDDWQYVE, from the coding sequence ATGAAGATTGAAGATTATGCACTGGGCGCTTATAAAAAAAACAGTTCTCAGTCAGGAAATATATCATCATACGAAAAATTTGAACCGCAGCATCAGAAAACAGAAAGCATTTCTTCCCAAATCCGGAGGAATGCTGAAGGCGGACACGAACCTTTAATTCACCGTGCGATATTTGAAAAAATAAATACCAGGCTGGATTCTGTATTCTCAAAAAAAAAGGCAGACGAAAAAACTAAAGCTGATTCCAAAATGGCGGCAGAGACAGGCGTGTGGTTTGAAGAAAAAAAATCCGTAGACAGTCTTGATGTAAAGGAAGCTGCCGATGCCCTGATTTCAGGTGGTCTTATAAAGGTTCCTGAAAGGGATGCTTCTGAAAAAACTGTAGAAGGGGACAGCATTTACCGCAGGGTTGCAAAGTTTCTGATTATCATCGGTCTTGATGAAGCTGCAAAAATACTTCCTCATTTAACTGAAGAGCAGACTGAAAAAATAATTCCGGAACTTGCTTCCATTCGTAAAGTTACACCGGAAGAAAGTGAAAAAATTCTTGCTGAGTTTCATTCCCTTCTTGAAAAGTCCAGGGAATCCGGTGGAGTTGATACTGCCAGAAATATTCTTACAAAAGCATACGGAAGTAAAAAAGCAGAGGAAGTTTTAAGCCGCAGCGTAAAGAATGCAGGTGAGAAACCCTTTGATTTTTTAAGTGATGCGGATGGAGAGCGTATCTCCCTTCTGATTCAGGGCGAAAGTGTGGGAGTTCAGGCTCTTGTACTTTCACAGCTTGAGCCTAAAAAAGCTGCAGCCGTCATTAACGGCATGGAAAAGGAACAGAAAGCCCGTATTGTTCTGCGTCTTGCAAAAATGGAAAGTGTTTCTCCTGACGTAATTAATCAGATAGCAAAGAGTCTGCAGCAGAAAATGCTTACGCAGAATACTGAGAATTCCGAGAATCTTGACGGCAGAAGTGTTCTTGCCCAGATTTTAAAACGTATGAGTCCTGACAACGAGTCCAATATTCTTTCAGGAATAAGTGAGACTAATCCGGAACTTGCCATGGATTTAAGGGAACGGCTTTTTACTCAGGAAGATATTGTAAATGCAGATGACAGGTTTATCCAGGGTAAACTTCAGGCAATGAATGAAAGTGAGATAGCTCTTTTAATTCACGGTAAGAATGAAGATTTCCGGGAAAAAATATTAAATAATGTTTCTAAAAACAGAAGGGCAGTCATTCTTTCTGAAGAAAATTTGATGCAGGTATTTTTGAAATCTGATATAGAAAAAATTACGCTTAGATTTTTTTCTGAGTTACGCAGGGCATGGGAAAACGGAGAACTGCGTATAAAGGGAAGGGATGACTGGCAGTATGTTGAATAA